Proteins encoded by one window of Blautia faecicola:
- a CDS encoding DUF6171 family protein encodes MDTFTRICKKCLLREMSEADTYKTMYEYIANLNPDDKTPDQEYETRLAQCKTCDHLLSGMCRICGCYVEMRSAITHRHCPDIHPRW; translated from the coding sequence ATGGACACATTCACAAGAATCTGTAAAAAATGTCTGCTTCGTGAAATGAGCGAAGCAGACACCTACAAAACCATGTACGAATACATCGCTAACCTGAACCCCGACGACAAAACCCCGGATCAGGAATACGAAACCCGCCTGGCCCAGTGCAAAACCTGCGACCACCTGCTCTCCGGTATGTGTCGCATCTGCGGCTGCTATGTAGAAATGCGCTCCGCCATAACCCACCGCCACTGCCCGGATATTCATCCGAGATGGTGA
- a CDS encoding DUF6783 domain-containing protein, with amino-acid sequence MKKAFRELRVPVCGRFYPNEGGVAGYGNRMRVKYTAKWGLQIAEMIFQTRSSHQLRLYSRGSADPRESLRRCRISSLLKAPAKGCLPGAVLPPASGFH; translated from the coding sequence CTGAAAAAGGCTTTTCGTGAGCTGCGAGTCCCAGTTTGTGGGAGATTTTATCCGAATGAGGGCGGCGTAGCGGGCTACGGCAACCGAATGAGGGTAAAATATACCGCAAAGTGGGGCTTGCAGATTGCGGAAATGATTTTTCAGACACGCTCTAGTCACCAACTCCGACTATATTCGCGAGGGTCGGCGGACCCTCGCGAAAGTCTGCGTAGGTGCCGGATCTCATCTTTGCTAAAAGCACCAGCAAAAGGCTGTCTGCCCGGTGCTGTCCTCCCTCCCGCTTCTGGCTTTCATTGA
- a CDS encoding DUF6783 domain-containing protein: MFYPHSVAVARYAALIRIKSPTNWDSQLTKSLFQTRSSSDLRYQRLSARCCPPSRFVRHKPNRTYFSPHIRKNSSCTR; this comes from the coding sequence ATATTTTACCCTCATTCGGTTGCCGTAGCCCGCTACGCCGCCCTCATTCGGATAAAATCTCCCACAAACTGGGACTCGCAGCTCACGAAAAGCCTTTTTCAGACACGCTCTAGCTCAGATTTGCGTTACCAGCGGCTGTCTGCCCGGTGCTGTCCTCCCTCCCGCTTCGTCCGTCATAAACCCAACCGAACTTATTTTTCTCCACACATCCGTAAAAACTCTTCATGCACCCGCTGA
- the pdxT gene encoding pyridoxal 5'-phosphate synthase glutaminase subunit PdxT yields MKIAVLAVQGAFIEHERKLEALGVSCVELRKAEDLNQSYDGLVLPGGESTVQGKLLRELGMFDTIRKQIQEGLPVLATCAGMILLADSLEGDATVHLQTVPMVVKRNAYGRQLGSFHTEAEFKGIGEIPMTFIRAPYVSEVSDGVEVLAVVEDRVVAVRYGKQIALAFHPELDEDQRVHEEFLRMCGEK; encoded by the coding sequence ATGAAGATTGCGGTTCTTGCTGTACAGGGGGCTTTTATTGAGCACGAGCGGAAGCTGGAAGCGCTTGGTGTTTCCTGTGTGGAACTTCGCAAGGCGGAGGATCTGAACCAGTCTTATGACGGGCTGGTTCTTCCCGGCGGCGAAAGTACGGTACAGGGGAAGCTTTTACGGGAGCTTGGGATGTTTGATACGATCCGGAAGCAGATTCAGGAGGGGCTTCCGGTTTTGGCTACCTGCGCGGGGATGATTCTTCTGGCTGATTCGCTGGAGGGTGATGCGACGGTGCATCTTCAGACGGTCCCGATGGTGGTGAAGCGGAATGCCTATGGACGGCAGCTTGGTAGTTTTCATACGGAGGCAGAGTTTAAGGGAATTGGGGAGATTCCTATGACGTTTATCCGGGCGCCTTATGTGTCGGAGGTTTCGGATGGTGTTGAAGTGCTGGCTGTGGTAGAGGACCGGGTTGTGGCGGTTCGGTATGGGAAGCAGATAGCGCTGGCGTTTCATCCGGAGCTGGATGAGGATCAGCGGGTGCATGAAGAGTTTTTACGGATGTGTGGAGAAAAATAA